In Salvia miltiorrhiza cultivar Shanhuang (shh) chromosome 4, IMPLAD_Smil_shh, whole genome shotgun sequence, the DNA window ttatattttaattgagtgtgacccaccaaaattagtgagtaatttttagaaagtggcctacaattgttgaccaaattagtgagtaattttgacatttttagaaagtggcctacaattgttgaccaaattagtgagtaattgttgacttaattaaagtaaacttttgtcatttttagaaagtagccacttttaatgggacacccaaaaaggaaatgtggccacttttattgggacggagggagtatttattttgtcatgataatatgattaattaatgtAAATATGAACCACATACACGacgattaatatttaatttttttgtactttttctTGAGGAAACACCCATATATTAATATCAGGATAAATCATCGGAAACCAAGTTCAACAACCACGCCGGAAAATTCTCAGTCCAACAAACAACCTCAGATAAAGATCTAGAAAATTGGGCTAAACTATGAGGCGCTCAATTTCGAATTATAGGATGTCGTCCATGTATtagtatgatttatttatttatgccgAATAAGTTAGATATGATGATCACCACGATGCGTTACCTTTTTCTACTAATagattaatttcatttttcagttTCTTAATATGTAAAATCGATGATATTGATAATACTCCTAATACAAACATTGTATACAAAAAGTCttccatttttttaatatgataattatttcaattatttgaaGCGCGCAATGTGCTGATGTAACACTTTCATAATGAAAAAAGCTAAGATTTTTATGCTTTGAGATTATGATCAAATCCACGATTAATTGGCATATTCTTTTTCTTGCTTTTAAGGAAAAAGATTGAATATGAATGATTAGACATGTTAAACAAAGAGAAATTACTAGTTAAATTATCTCAACATACAAGATATGTCTGAAATTGTGATCCAAGTGAAttaagattgaagattcaagccgctacttcagtttttatttggtttttatataattcagtttttacaattgcgttctttttaattatgtttatgttttattttactatgtctagctagtttcctttagctgattctagggtttgtaaatagttgattgaatttatgtgatttatttgttaatacctttgtgtcttccagtttatgattcataattcctggtgcttgatttcttgtgaattatttggccaatagtttgcatgtttagcattcggtttgagacctagcggagataactgtttagcggattcaggaatgtatgatatacCTTGAGatctagcggagataggtggatcatagggagctattgggagttagtagattttcttgagacctaacggagatagagaatttactaatccacgatcgttgctgctctagcgagagtaattgattaattaagtgatctcttatcataactggattaaactggtacataagattaatagattaattgcgtggatttaattaatgaatttactaccctatgatcagttgtctttcatatttgatttttctacgtgattttaattatcgttaattgcgttttagcttaagtaaatcaatctctactttcGTTTACCTGTGTACTGTTGAAGTCTGTTTATgagatagctaaagtagtttcgttgtgtcagtcgaAAGTAAAGGCCAAAGGGTATATGTGAATATTGTTTGCTTtttcataaaaagaaaaagaagattcCTTTCCTTAGTATCTAGAGCAAATGGAATATTAGGCTATATCTAAcatataaaaaacataaaaaattgcaacttttatttgAAAAGACTGATTCTCTGAAAGCTTTTGAAGGCAACTTGTAGCAGTCGGATACATTATCTCTTATTTGCTTATATCTTAATGACTTTCCTAATATATGATTAAAAGGCTAATTTATAAGCATTTTATTAGTAAAAAGTTAGCCATGCTTGCTTGCTTGGTCACTCTTGTTGGAAGCAAAATATACTCATTTGGTACGGAAAATCACCAATTTAGTAATGAATATTTGATCTTAATTCTTAATAGTAAAACATCGTTGTATTTCTCATTATTAATGCCCAACTCATTAAAAAGCATATAAAACTTATATTTCACTCTTTTTTCCTATTATTTTCAGGatatgatgtttttttttttttttctaacaaCACTTTTTCCCTCGTTTTCATtcaaattcatgataatattatcatgcaTTGATGTGATATATCTTATCATATTTTTTACATTGCAAAAAAATAAGATAAGAAAGTAAAGACAATTAAAATGTGATAAAATCTTCTTCGGTAAAGCTATCCGGCCACAATATGGCTAGCCATACAGGGGTATATTAGTAATGTTTGAGAGACCAAATAGCACCACTCATACTCATAATGATCAGTTCTTGGGATTACTGCAGCATAGTCtagtttctctctctcaaatctccATGCAAAAGAATTAGGAAAAGAAGTGTAAAGTGCTGTTAGCCAAAAATAACAAGTTTTAATTAATCTGTTAATTACTATTTGCAGATTCTAGAATCAGCAGAAAGCATGCATAATCTCAGTCTAAGCATCGATGATTAGTTAAATAGACCGAGATAATCAAGGTGGGGGACACATATATTCGCTTTAAGCATGCATAGAGatcacaaacataaataaaacaaaaaaaataaataaataaataacaagaTCAACAGAGTTTAAGTCTTGAAACAACAACTGTCATACAGATTGACAACTCATTAGGAATCTTGAAAAATCATGTCCCAGATCACTATAATCACAGTATTCAAAAGCATTATAAAGAAAAAGGAGCAGATATATGATGATTAATGGACAAGAACTAACTGGATTATTCtcctgaaaaaaaataaagctacaAATTGGCTTTctctaaaaaaacaaaaaagaagaagaagttaGCAATAAGTTTAACCCAAGCAGGTTCCGAATCAAGAAAACCGCGATTTTCTTGAAAAATCTTTGTATCACCTAACTAAATTcttgaaaaaaacaaaacaagattaGTTTCATCTTGTTGGGAGCAAGAAAACGCTGAGTTCTTGATGAAATGGAAAGACTCGGAATCGGCGCTGCCCAAAACGCACTCATAATTAGCCCGCATGTACATGACCTCCTTTTCGTCGGCGGCCGATCTTGCAGGGAATGACGCCCGCCCCGACCGTCACGTTCTGCACGGTCTTCAGCATGACCTTGGTCTGCTGCGTGAGCTTGCGGCGCACCGCGAACCCCAGCTTCCTGCCGTTGCAGAAGAGCGTCCACAGCGGCACCGACCGGAGGGGGCAGCGGCTCAGCTCCGAGCCGGCGGCGCTGAACTCCAGCCCGCACTGCATGAGGCCCGACGTGGGGATGGAAAGTTCTAGAAGTATCACGCTCAGCCGGTCCTGCTGCACGCAGAACCACACATGCCCGCCCCGCCGGTGCCCGAAGATCGTGCCGATCACCATCGTGGGCGGGGGTGGCCGGGGAGGAGCAGCACGACGGGATTTCGCTTTCTTGCTGCTGGGGGGCTGAGGGGGGCTTGTTCTTGCTGTTGTCGTCGCGGAGGGAGGTGCTCAGGCGTTTCTTGGCGGCGGCGGGCTCGGGGACGTGCGGGAGCTGCCGATGCAGGGGAGGAGGAATCGACGGAGGGCGTCGATCTTCGTCATTGCTTGATGTAATTCAAGAaagttttgtttttttaaaagaaGAAGGTTGTTGGTGAATGAAGGGATTAATTTGAAGGGGAAAAACGTGGATAAAAAGAAATTTGGGGGATGAAAGTGATCATGGGAGTGTATAAATAGATGGCGGGAAGGGGAAAGATAGCCGTCAAAAGCTAGGGATTGGGGATTTTTCGGAATTCCAATGTGCACAAGAAAGTATTCAGTGACTCAAGATTCCAGCATGTTTGACCGTTGACCGGGGAATCCATTCACTTCCATTGCTGCACTTTCAGTTTTCATCATTATGTTTGCATCTATGTGTACatctccattatatatatacgCTGGAATTCTACATACCAAAAACACCTCCCTACTATATACCAAATATCGTAAAATCGTTGGGAAGGATCATGAATTCATTGTAGAAAAcgaataaattttttaaaaaatacaaaaaaaaaaagaatacacAAAATACTACGAATTCATTCAGCAGAGTTATAAATTTAGCATGCATCATGGTTTTCACAATCCAAGAGTAAAGTACCCTTTTACCCTTCCTTGGTTTTTCAACTACATTACATAGCTACATGTGTGGATAGTAGCATTAGCACACAACGTAGATTGATTAAATTATTCACTAAGTACACAATCACACGTGCAAACAATACCTATGATTCCTTCAATGTCACAAAATCccaaattaatttgtaattgtAATAAGCCTTCGAAAACACCAGCAAAACATGATCCAAATCACCCTCGTGGggtatatatatcatatatgtaTAAAGATCAAGGATGAAGACAATCATAAATTCAGAGCAATCAAAACGTAATTTATTCCAATCTGTCAATGTATTGCAGCAGTTAATAATATCTTGCTGCAATAACTCAGAACACGTAGCAATCATGTAGAGAGATAGGCCTTTCCAAGAGAAAATAAATCAGTTCGTGCAAATTCATAACTACTGGAAGGATTCTCTGCTGGTCAAGAACACGGCAACGGGGACGAAGACGACGAGGGGAATGGTGGTCACTGAGCGCCAGCCAACCTAGCCCAATCCACAAACTGCATCCCACCGTAGACATTGTTGGCAAATCGCACACCAACAGTGAACGCCATTGCAACAGGCGGAACCTTCCTCGCCATCGGAGAAGCTTCCACTATGCGTTCCAACCCGTTGATTATCTGATACCGAGTGTTGGATGACACAGCCAGAAAAACTCCTGCACAATGGGGCGGGATCATAGTTTACAAAGGCATTCTAATCATAATACTACAAATTAGTCTCACTTTTCTTGGTGCATTCTATGTTAAAGTGTGTGAACTTTTAACACAATAGCCAACATTCTAGTTGATAAGGCATAACTCAGAAATTGATCCTTTCAAAGGCAAGACCACAATAAAATTCAACAAAGACGAGGGCAACGAAGCAAGGCATACCCCACACTGCTGCGCTCTTCAAAAGGGGTGGAACTGGAATATCATCCTCTGATTTTTTAATGCTCCTGAGAGATAGAAAATGCTTTCATGAGAGACGCtctgtaataaaaatataactcGAGAACTTCCCGAGTTAACAGAGCCGATAGCAAACAAGAATTATGGTCGAAACATATTCATGTTTAGATAAAGATAGAACAAGAAAAAGGACTCAGTATTTGTGAGGACCTCCACATTTTACTTAGATCTGAATGGCACTCGAATTAAATATGAAAGCTCGAGAACCAACAAAACCTAGGCGTCTGATATGTATCTCTACAAAGAAACATACCGCTTGGCTGTCATTATTAAGTTGGCGATTCCTTGGCCAACGATACCACATCCAAAACCAACCAATCCATACAGAATTCCCTGAAAATTGCGCAGTGAAGAATTAATTCATCGTTTACATGTTATTGTGTAATACCATGCAGATGCAGCTGTTACCTTATAGAAATAGGTAGCAATTCTCTGATTTATTGAAAATCTAGACCCTGGCCTTTCTGCTTCAAATACACTGTCTCGTACCAATTCAATGTCACGCAGTTTGAAGATCAGGAAACAAAAGGCATGAGTAAGAAAACATGTTGAAGAATGAGATTTCCCCTAAGCATACCTGCTAGGCAATGCCGCATAACCTCTCTGCATCCGACCAAGTAATCCTTGAGAAGCAGATAGCTGTCCTATTCGGGCATATGGTGCTAGCATACCAACTAGAGCGACATTAACAACCACCCCAACTAGAAGATCAGCGGTGTACAATTCAAACTCCGCCCAGAAATCCTTTCCTCTCTTTTTCACTTCGGCAAATGTTGCACAGCAAGAATCAATGACTATCTACAGAGGAGAAACCAATCAGAACTAGTATGAGCCAAGTGCTAAAAATACCAAGTTCTCTAATCAACCTTTAAAACACATACGTTTCTCAGATATCGGACATCTACAGAAACCATCAAAACTAGCATTCTACATCCAATACGAACCCCAAAAGATTACACGCCTAGAATAAGGGAAAAGGCACAAAGTGTGCAAACAAACCTCAGTTCCAATCTTGAAGAGAAATGATGGATCAGCTAACATCCTATTCCTAAGCATGGAGGATGACCTCATCAGGAATCCAAGCGGCCAAGCTGAGCCCTGCAATCACAAATGTCTAAACCATCATCGCTAAACCAACAATCATAACTGCTCAAATCATATGAACTAACTACAAAGTTCAACCTGCAAGTCTAGGTATCTAAGCAGAAGCAGTTTCCTTAATCCCACAGTCTTGGCTGCCTCCAACATATCAGCTGGAAGACTTGCCCCTCTAGCCTCGGTCTCTCTAATCACCTCCTCAAACTTCAGTAACGGCCCAAACTCCCTTTCTTCGTAGTCATCGCCACCATCATCCCCGCCTCCgccaccacctccaccaccaGGAAACTTCCCATTTTCGCCACCTCCATCAATGAAacccccaccaccaccaacATCACTCTTGCTATCAGGAGTGGAAAGATAACTCTTATCCACAGCATTAGCAGCATCTTTTACGACATTACCAACGCCACCCGTTTCAGTCGTGGTGGTGACTGGTGGACTTGGTTTAGACTCGATCTCTGGATTGATTACATTAACAACCACAAGTCTCTGCCTTTGGCTCTTACTAATCAACCTCCTATTCCTTCTAGTTCCATTAGTACTAAAACACAGAAATCTAGTTGCCAAAGGACTCTTGGAGCTAAAGCACTCAAGCGCAACGACGCCGTTTTCAAAGTTCTTGAAATGAGCTATTCCAACACTCGATGAACAACCCGCCATTTCCTAAAGACTGCAGTTTCGACGAATTGTAGAGTTTCCTAGCACCAATTAGCTACTTCGTGGCAGAAATGCTGCAGACAATAGAATTAGCAAAAGAAGTGAGaaaaatactagtaatattATAAATTGTGAAGATGGGACGAGAAAAGGTCGAAACTTGAAGCAAAAAAGCCTAATGTTAGGGAAAAGGAAGAGGATACCTGCGAGGGATGAATCAATGAAATGATATGTTAGCAGAAGGCAACCATGGCAGATATTGAGAGGCAAGCGGCGTCGTTTTTGCGTGAGCCAGTGAAAATAGGAGTGAAAGAGACGCCACACCAGTGTGATTGGAAGTGGCGGCTCGCCGGGGATCGTTAAATGTGTTCAGCACGTGGGAAAGTCCACACGCGTGCGGAGTCGTAGGgttttcaatattaattaatatactaATAACCTCATAGTCCATTAAATTTAGGCTTAATTGCTGAAAAATTCACAtacttttttcaatttttgatttttttcaatGACAAATTTTTTTTACCCAACAATACATGAAttggaaaattaaaaagaaatttcCTCCGTCCACATTTTTCGATAACCGTCGTAATGATGCAAATCCAACGTGTCGAATTTTAATCTAAGtgtcaattttaaaatattatatgtaCAAGTACAAGTACAACACATTTATTTTCCACTTGTTTAACAAAAAATctataaaccctaattttccaAATTCAATTATGCCCTAAGCCCTAATCGATACTttgtcttctctctctctcaatcacaAGTCTTCATCACTGTTGAAAAGCTCCAATTTTACCATTGACCACGAATATTGTATTATATAAGGAGTGGGTAAAGGTAATTTGTGTAAGTATTGATGGTATTGGTGGTCCCtcattctccctctctcttgGTGTTGGATGTGTGCAAGCAAGCAGGAATTCGCCTACATTTCGCAAACAAGAAATATAAGAACCACCTGCATTTTGCCGACAATAACATAGGAATCGCCTCTCCGGATTTCTCTCAGTGTGGGAGGTGCGCAAGCAAGCAGGAATTCGATGGTTACAAAGTTCATTAATTTCTTGAGGTcctgaattcgagcttgagATCCAGTATGAATCCATATTTTTCTCTAAGAACTCTAAATTGCGAATAGAAAGGGTAAAATACAGTAAACCCCTAATTTTGaactaaatattaatttatgaactaaatattaatttatgaaCTTCCATccgtaaaacgacgtcgttttacgtTTATGTCAGACGGCGTCGTTTAAGTCATCAAACGACATAGCCACGCTGGCTTTCCGACTGCCAGCTCATATTTAATTTGGGGGAGAAAATGTGGACGGGGAAATTTCCTTTTAATTTTCGAATTTATGTATTGTCAgataaattttttttgtcatgagaaaaaatcaaaaataaaaaaagtgtgAATTTTTCAGCATTTAACCCTTAAATTTAGTATCCAACATTTCATTCATTATTTTGCAGCCTATCAGTttaaaaagaaattacaaattcaattgaggatttttaagataaatagaattaattaactaattaactTGTTCGCtgattataaataataaagcaTGTAAAACTATTTTCTTCCAAACCCAACAACAAATAAATGGGATCATCTGTCTCACAATTTACTGTGTATCACCATGTTCACTcttaatttttctattttttttaaatcttactccctccgtccgccaagattatgacaatttgcttgggcacgagatttaataaaattggtgatgattttgatgtagtggagaaagggtcccaccattttatgagatgagtggttgagattgaattttgagtgatttttttgtaaataaagagtgttagtaaggataaaatattaaagaggatggtgggaccattgccataaaaggaaagtgacataatcttggcgggcgcccgatatagtaattgtgacataatcttgacggacggagggagtaattattacttcatccgtccatgaaataGAGTCTCGTTTGAGCatgaacacgagttttaataaagttgttaaagttgttacaaataaaataaaggtaCAATTTGTAGGCGAAATGGTGTTACATATAGTGTTAGTATAAAAAAGTTGTTAAAGTTgttgcaaataaaataaaagtacttCATCTGTCCATGAAATAATGTTAGTataaaaaagtagaataaaagtacattattaattaaaaagtggaataaaagtataatttataattacataataatagaaaatgcaTGATGCAATggttcaaaaaaataaattagactCTTTTTCACGGAAAAAAAATGGTAAGTAGGACTTTTTTCGGGGACAGGTGGGAATAttagttaaaaataattaaagggttcactcattcaattatttttcttatatttattgaattaataACAAATTGTTTGAGTTAATTAATTCTAAGTTAAGATATataatttttctaaattttaattttagtgataaattattaattataattcattatataataatattttatttttataacaaataattataaaatctaaaaattaaaaatgggaCATGATGATACACAGTAAATTGTGAAACAGAGATCCCATCCGAACAAATAATGGTGTAATTTTCCCCCCCCCTAAGATCTAGTGTACCATTGGTATCCCATTTAATATTccactttcaatttttatatttatttacatattttttcttcaattttaattttatatattaatttaaatttatgattattaattaagatTCAATCCACTAAATtagagtatataattatttttttattatttaattttagttttaattcaTTATTGGATTGATAAATTTGAAGTTTGGGCAtaaattttttgtaaatttcaatttttgtaaataataaataattataattcatagtattaaaataaacttattttcataaaatattattcaaataaaaatataaaaaggaaATCATTTAAGTGTATACATGTGTCTCTGTGTGTGAGTGTGAATGTGTTTGTGTAAATAACATCGCTTTgattacatgattttttttttaagaataaaatttctACGGATTCGCTTATAGAAGACAACATCCAACTCATGAGGAAGTGATCCGGGCGGATCCATGGCGCATATTCTGGATTTGGTATTGGATCTGTAGCTGCAGATGAAGAGTTAAGAAAAGATGAAGAAGCTGCAAATGTTAGTGatataaaatcatcaaaactgtGAGCTTTGATAGTTGATAGAATTTGGATGCGCCAAAACGCATAGTTGCTGCGGTCGAGCCTCAATCATTGGATGAAGGTTCGGCTGATTGAGCGGAAGCATATGCCATGACAACAAGAAAAAAAACCAAAGGATCGAATTTATGATAATATAACtaagaaatatatatgaatGCAGGACAATTggattgtacggtacactcaattgcacccaagtttttgtgaaaAAGAAATGCAGCCCACCTTTCTTCataaattttcggcccaaacacAAAGCCCTAACCTTTATTCCTTTCTTCCCTATTCTTCAACCTCTGACTCCCATTttctctcaactctctctctctcgtaaCACACAGACACACACCATGCGGCTCACTCACACACACCGACTCACACGGAGTCTTCTTCCCCCCCTCTTCAGCCGCAACCACCGCCTGTCTCTCAAGCGGCGGCGCCGCTTTCTACCCTCACTCAGCGACGACAGTAGCTCCGTGCCACCGCCACACCTGCTCCCTCTCTCCACAAAGTCAGACGGCAGCAGTGAAGCCACCGTCGACCGCCTCACTTCCCCCCAGACTCCGGCGACAACAACTACACTCAACAGACTCAGCTCGACTCGATTTCCAAGGTTAAAATAAGTTCAGATTGTAGTTCGACAGCtttgttgttttttttccttttcctttttttttaaaaacatttGTACATTTGCATATATGTGAAGAAAATGTATATGAAATAAAAAGTTCATATCTTTTACAGCCTTGTAAAGAAAATTGTACTCGTATGTTGATTTACTAGAATAACATAAACGGGATGCTTAAATTTAGTGTGAAAGCAGAACACGAGTAAAGGAGTTGGAAAAATGAAACCTTGGAGGATTTAGTTAAGGTGGGATGTTGATCTTGTCTGAACTTTGAAATTCTAAATGGAGAATTATGTGTAGTGGTGTGCTAAATGAAAGGAGATTTAGGTGAAGTTGTGGTGAAGCTGGTCCTCACGTAATCACTGTTGAATATAGTGAAAATTATACATAGATGGGAAAGGTGGGGAAGGTAGTATGGTTGATGATAAGGGTTGCTAAAAGCAACGAAACCATGTGACATTGGATTATCAAACTGTAATAATTTTTCAAGATTCGCTAAATAAATGCTCAATTCAAATAATATATGCAAtacataagaatttaaataaataaataaaattttcaaagcttttgtaaattattttgttggaattaaagtaaattcattttgtttatcctgcgtGAATTATCTTATTTCaaagttcaaaattactctaaactTAGCTATAAAGAAATAGGTATTATAATTTTTCTAATATAATTTCTAATTTTTCACCtttaatctatactatattaaaaagggagttttcaatttcaaattgatttcaaatcaatttcaaaattaa includes these proteins:
- the LOC131022505 gene encoding LOW QUALITY PROTEIN: protein MIZU-KUSSEI 1 (The sequence of the model RefSeq protein was modified relative to this genomic sequence to represent the inferred CDS: inserted 5 bases in 3 codons), which produces MTKIDALRRFLLPCIGSSRTSPSXAAAKKRLSTSLRDDXTARTSPPQPPSSKKAKSRRAAPPRPPPPTMVIGTIFGHRRGGHVWFCVQQDRLSVILLELSIPTSGLMQCGLEFSAAGSELSRCPLRSVPLWTLFCNGRKLGFAVRRKLTQQTKVMLKTVQNVTVGAGVIPCKIGXADEKEVMYMRANYECVLGSADSESFHFIKNSAFSCSQQDETNLVLFFSRI
- the LOC131022488 gene encoding protein RETICULATA, chloroplastic-like, yielding MAGCSSSVGIAHFKNFENGVVALECFSSKSPLATRFLCFSTNGTRRNRRLISKSQRQRLVVVNVINPEIESKPSPPVTTTTETGGVGNVVKDAANAVDKSYLSTPDSKSDVGGGGGFIDGGGENGKFPGGGGGGGGGDDGGDDYEEREFGPLLKFEEVIRETEARGASLPADMLEAAKTVGLRKLLLLRYLDLQGSAWPLGFLMRSSSMLRNRMLADPSFLFKIGTEIVIDSCCATFAEVKKRGKDFWAEFELYTADLLVGVVVNVALVGMLAPYARIGQLSASQGLLGRMQRGYAALPSSVFEAERPGSRFSINQRIATYFYKGILYGLVGFGCGIVGQGIANLIMTAKRSIKKSEDDIPVPPLLKSAAVWGVFLAVSSNTRYQIINGLERIVEASPMARKVPPVAMAFTVGVRFANNVYGGMQFVDWARLAGAQ